Proteins encoded by one window of Bacteroidota bacterium:
- a CDS encoding ATP-binding cassette domain-containing protein — MSEPKRKYSPIDDRDKKKISRQSIKVAGKIFSYIRPYRSAFLIGIVFLLLSSFTTMTLPWFMGKLIDSAKGNNTIVWMNNTNTIALILIATLLVQSILSFFRVYLFATVSEKAMADVRTNFFDKMLTLPIPFYETRRVGELTSRSTNDVDQLQDMLGATLPEFVRQMVTIVFGVAFIFYISPQLTLMMMCTFPVLVLIAVFYGKFIRKISKQRQDALANSNVVVEETLQNINTVKTFTNENYESKRYKTFMQKVVETGIKGAVNRGGFSTFLILGLFGGFVAVIWYGTTLLKAGEIFEGDLFSFVLYTGFIGGAVGGLGDLYGRLQKTVGASERIFEILNEKSELDLLSEPDQKIKLEGKIELKDIVFSYPTRQDINVLDGISLTVNRGDKIALAGYSGAGKSTIAQLIMQIYPLEKGKILFDGKESNSYSIRQLRFNMAVVPQEVLLFGGTIGENIAYGKPGASDDELIEAAKKANAWQFISQFPEKLNTIVGERGVKLSGGQRQRIAIARAILKDPAILILDEATSSLDAESEKLVQDALEELMKNRTTIIIAHRLSTIRNVDTIFVLNKGKIMESGSFEQLSKMENGLFNNLLKLQFEEKNEKMKE; from the coding sequence ATGTCAGAACCAAAAAGAAAGTATAGTCCCATCGACGACCGCGATAAGAAAAAAATTTCCCGACAAAGTATAAAAGTTGCGGGGAAGATATTTAGTTATATCCGTCCATACAGAAGCGCCTTTTTGATAGGTATCGTATTTTTATTATTGTCCAGTTTTACTACCATGACACTCCCCTGGTTCATGGGTAAACTCATCGATTCGGCGAAAGGAAATAATACAATTGTATGGATGAATAATACCAATACGATCGCACTTATTTTAATAGCTACTTTGTTAGTGCAATCAATTTTGTCGTTTTTCAGAGTATATCTTTTTGCAACTGTTTCTGAAAAGGCAATGGCAGATGTGAGGACCAATTTTTTTGATAAAATGCTTACACTTCCAATACCATTTTATGAAACAAGACGCGTTGGAGAATTAACAAGCCGATCAACAAATGATGTAGATCAATTACAGGATATGTTGGGCGCAACCTTGCCAGAGTTTGTGCGGCAAATGGTTACCATTGTTTTCGGAGTTGCATTCATATTTTACATCTCTCCGCAATTAACATTGATGATGATGTGCACTTTTCCCGTATTGGTATTAATAGCAGTTTTTTACGGAAAATTTATTCGCAAAATTTCGAAACAGCGACAAGATGCATTGGCAAATTCAAATGTTGTGGTGGAAGAAACCTTACAAAATATCAATACCGTTAAAACTTTTACCAACGAAAATTATGAATCGAAACGCTATAAAACCTTTATGCAAAAGGTCGTAGAAACGGGAATTAAAGGAGCAGTTAACCGCGGAGGATTCTCCACTTTTTTAATTCTCGGATTATTCGGAGGATTTGTTGCAGTTATATGGTATGGTACAACTTTGTTAAAGGCGGGTGAAATATTTGAAGGTGATCTTTTTTCTTTTGTTTTATACACGGGATTTATTGGTGGTGCAGTTGGTGGTTTGGGAGATCTGTATGGGCGACTTCAAAAAACTGTTGGAGCATCAGAAAGAATATTCGAAATTTTAAATGAAAAAAGTGAATTAGATCTTTTAAGCGAGCCCGATCAAAAAATAAAATTAGAGGGTAAGATAGAATTAAAGGATATCGTTTTTTCCTACCCCACAAGGCAAGATATAAATGTATTGGACGGAATTTCATTGACTGTAAATCGCGGTGACAAAATTGCACTTGCAGGATATAGTGGAGCAGGAAAATCTACCATTGCACAATTGATCATGCAGATATATCCTTTGGAAAAAGGAAAGATATTATTTGATGGAAAAGAAAGCAATTCCTATTCTATTAGACAGCTTCGTTTTAATATGGCGGTGGTGCCACAAGAAGTTTTATTGTTCGGTGGAACCATAGGGGAAAATATTGCTTATGGCAAACCCGGTGCAAGCGACGACGAACTGATAGAAGCGGCAAAAAAAGCAAATGCATGGCAATTTATTTCTCAATTTCCTGAAAAACTCAATACCATAGTCGGCGAGCGCGGCGTTAAATTATCCGGTGGTCAGCGGCAAAGAATTGCAATTGCGAGAGCAATATTAAAAGATCCTGCCATTCTGATTCTCGATGAGGCAACGAGTTCTTTGGATGCCGAAAGCGAAAAACTGGTGCAGGATGCCCTGGAAGAACTCATGAAAAACCGCACCACTATAATTATTGCACACCGATTATCTACCATCAGAAATGTAGATACTATCTTTGTGCTCAACAAAGGAAAAATTATGGAATCCGGTTCCTTCGAGCAATTATCGAAAATGGAAAATGGATTGTTTAATAATTTATTAAAATTACAATTCGAGGAAAAGAATGAAAAAATGAAAGAATGA
- the rplT gene encoding 50S ribosomal protein L20, which produces MPRSVPKVASRARRKKVLKMAKGYWGRRKNVLTVAKNAVDKALQYAYVGRKDKKPMYRQIWIVRINAAVRPHGMTYSTFMHKLKLNNIDINRKVLADLAANNPEAFDAIVNQVK; this is translated from the coding sequence ATGCCAAGGTCAGTACCTAAAGTTGCCTCGAGGGCACGCAGAAAGAAAGTTTTAAAAATGGCGAAAGGCTATTGGGGCCGTCGCAAGAATGTTTTAACAGTAGCAAAAAATGCAGTAGATAAAGCGTTACAGTATGCATATGTTGGTAGAAAAGACAAGAAACCAATGTATCGTCAGATCTGGATCGTGCGTATCAATGCAGCAGTTCGTCCACATGGAATGACTTACAGCACTTTCATGCACAAGTTAAAACTTAACAATATAGACATCAACCGCAAAGTATTAGCCGATCTTGCTGCTAATAATCCGGAAGCATTTGATGCAATAGTTAACCAGGTGAAATAA
- the rpmI gene encoding 50S ribosomal protein L35 gives MPKMKTNSSAKKRFKVTGSGKVKRNKAYKRHILTKKSNKRKNKLGQSGIVSDADSLNIKRLLSIG, from the coding sequence ATGCCGAAGATGAAGACCAACAGTAGCGCTAAAAAGCGTTTCAAGGTAACTGGTAGCGGAAAAGTAAAACGCAACAAAGCGTATAAGCGTCATATTCTCACTAAAAAGAGCAATAAACGCAAGAACAAGTTAGGTCAATCAGGTATCGTGAGTGATGCTGATTCATTAAACATCAAAAGATTATTGTCAATAGGATAA
- a CDS encoding translation initiation factor IF-3, producing MQNQRRPYNPYFRRNDERSQYKIGRDIRHPKVRVVGENIESGIFTVQEAIKMAEDLEMELVEISPNADPPVCRIVDFQKFVYEKKKKEKELKAKTKKQEMKEIRFTPHTDDHDFEFKSKHAENFLLEGNKVRAYVMFKGRAIAFKGQGEVLLLKFAQRLEEVGVPDQLPKMEGKRMFITLMPKAVQGKKPV from the coding sequence TTGCAAAACCAAAGAAGACCTTACAACCCCTATTTCAGGAGAAACGACGAACGCAGTCAATACAAGATCGGAAGAGATATTCGCCACCCCAAAGTGAGGGTTGTGGGCGAAAATATTGAATCAGGCATATTTACAGTCCAGGAAGCCATAAAAATGGCAGAAGACCTGGAAATGGAATTGGTGGAAATTTCCCCAAATGCAGATCCACCTGTTTGCCGTATAGTTGATTTCCAAAAATTTGTTTACGAAAAAAAGAAAAAGGAAAAGGAACTCAAGGCCAAGACCAAGAAGCAGGAAATGAAAGAGATCCGCTTCACTCCGCATACCGATGATCACGATTTTGAATTCAAATCAAAACACGCCGAAAATTTTCTTTTAGAAGGCAATAAAGTACGCGCCTACGTAATGTTCAAAGGTCGCGCGATCGCATTTAAAGGCCAGGGAGAGGTTCTTTTACTCAAATTTGCCCAACGCTTGGAAGAAGTAGGTGTTCCCGATCAATTACCTAAAATGGAAGGTAAAAGAATGTTTATTACCCTTATGCCTAAAGCGGTTCAGGGGAAGAAACCGGTATAA